The genomic DNA GCTCACGCTGCTGTTCGGCAATCTGAATCTGGATTACGACCAGATTTTTTCGCTGTCTATCTTCGCGGGGATCCGCGACGTGCTTTCCTATTTTCTCGAAGCAGCGCAGAGCGCCACCGCGGGCGCGTCCGTCATTCTCGCTCTGACGACGCTCTATTCTTCCACCACGCTTTTTTACCATATGCGCCGCAGCGGGGAGATCATTTACGATTATCGCCGCCGCAAGAGCGGTATTCTCCTTCGCATCAGCGCGCTCATTCTTCTGTTCGTTATCATGCTTTTACTGTTTGCCGAAGTGGGCGTGTTCCTCTTTCTCGGCGGGTTTATCCGCCGCCTCTTTCATACCGTGTTCGCGCAGATCGCCGTCTATATCATTTTGGCGGGGCTGGCGTTCCTGCTCGTTCTCATCCTCAATCTGCACGTGTGCCCGTACCGCGTCAATCTGAAAAACGTGGTGTGGGGCAGCCTTCTCACCGTACTGATGGGCGGCGTCGCCTCCTTCGGGTTTTCCCTGTATCTGAGTTTAAGTTCCATGGAAAAACTGTACGGCGCCATCACATTGCTCATCGTGTTTTTGCTTTGGGTATACATTCTGATGATCTGTTTCGTGACGGGCGTCATCGTCAACTGCCACGGATTGGAAAAAGAGGGCAAAAGCGGCGTAGCGGTCAAAAAATTCTGAAAATTGTACCCCGATTTTAATTTTTAAGAAAAATCATTTGCACATCGGGCGATTGTGTTGTATAATGAAGGAAACAAACCAAAGAACGGAGTAAAATCAATGTATCAATTATTTTGCGATTCCAACTGCGAATTGTGGCATACTACGATAAAAGAACTCGGGCTCAACGTCATCCGCATGCCGTACGTGCTCGACGGGCAAGAATATTTTTACGACATGGGCGAAGCGACGGATTTCGATCATTTTTATAAAAGAATGCGCGAGGGCGCCGTTCCCACGACGTCCGCCATCAACGAGCAGGATTATATAGA from Candidatus Borkfalkia ceftriaxoniphila includes the following:
- a CDS encoding YihY/virulence factor BrkB family protein, with translation MRKVYNKAKNTLAYLSSKKYTTIAGTLAFFLILSIVPFIFWLTLLFGNLNLDYDQIFSLSIFAGIRDVLSYFLEAAQSATAGASVILALTTLYSSTTLFYHMRRSGEIIYDYRRRKSGILLRISALILLFVIMLLLFAEVGVFLFLGGFIRRLFHTVFAQIAVYIILAGLAFLLVLILNLHVCPYRVNLKNVVWGSLLTVLMGGVASFGFSLYLSLSSMEKLYGAITLLIVFLLWVYILMICFVTGVIVNCHGLEKEGKSGVAVKKF